The proteins below come from a single Dasypus novemcinctus isolate mDasNov1 chromosome 22, mDasNov1.1.hap2, whole genome shotgun sequence genomic window:
- the LOC101435675 gene encoding class I histocompatibility antigen, Gogo-B*0102 alpha chain-like isoform X1: protein MAPGTLLLLLSGALALTPTRAGPHSLRYFHTALSRPERGDSHYIVVGYVDDTQIVRFDSDAASPRLEPRAPWVEKERPEYWERETPQCKANAQTLQEELSNVRGSYNQSAAGSHTYQVLSGCDVGPDGRLLRGYSQHAYDGADYLALNEDLRSWTAADTGAQITRRKWEEARDAEHWRAYLEGECVEDLQRYLESGKETLLRTDPPRTHVTRHPIPDRLVTLRCWALGFYPAEITLTWQRDGEDQTQDMEFVETRPAGDGTFQKWAAVVVPSGEEERYTCHVQHEGLLEPLTLRWEPPSWPPILIVGIVAALVILGVFVVAGVLIWRRKSSGGKGGIYAQAASSDSAQGSGVSLEASGA from the exons ATGGCCCCGGGGAccctcctcctgctgctctcGGGGGCACTGGCCCTGACCCCGACCCGGGCGG GCCCCCACTCCCTCAGGTATTTCCACACCGCCTTGTCCCGGCCCGAGCGCGGGGATTCCCACTACATCGTCGTCGGCTACGTGGACGACACGCAGATCGTGCGGTTCGACAGCGACGCGGCGAGTCCGCGGCTGGAGCCGCGGGCGCCGTGGGTGGAGAAGGAGAGGCCCGAGTACTGGGAGCGAGAAACGCCGCAATGCAAAGCCAACGCGCAGACGTTACAGGAGGAACTGAGCAACGTGCGCGGCTCCTACAACCAGAGCGCGGCGG GGTCTCACACCTACCAGGTTTTATCTGGCTGCGACGTGGGCCCCGACGGGCGCCTCCTCCGCGGGTACAGTCAACACGCCTACGACGGCGCCGACTACCTCGCCCTCAACGAGGACCTGCGCTCCTGGACCGCGGCGGACACCGGGGCTCAGATCACCCGGCGCAAGTGGGAGGAGGCCCGTGATGCAGAGCACTGGAGAGCTTACCTGGAGGGGGAGTGCGTGGAAGACCTGCAGAGATACCTGGAGAGCGGGAAGGAGACGCTGCTGCGCACAG ACCCCCCAAGGACACACGTGACCCGCCACCCCATCCCTGACCGTCTCGTCACCCtgaggtgctgggccctgggcttctACCCCGCGGAGATCACGCTGACCTGGCAGCGGGACGGGGAGGACCAGACCCAGGACATGGAGTTTGTGGAGACCAGGCCTGCGGGGGACGGAACCTTCCAGAAGTGGGCGGCTGTGGTGGTGCCTTCTGGGGAAGAAGAGAGATACACGTGCCACGTGCAGCACGAGGGGCTGCTCGAGCCTCTCACCCTGAGATGGG AACCGCCTTCCTGGCCCCCCATCCTCATCGTGGGAATCGTGGCTGCTCTGGTCATCCTTGGAGTGTTCGTGGTGGCTGGAGTTCTGATCTGGAGGAGGAAGAGCTCAG GTGGAAAAGGAGGGATCTACGCTCAGGCTGCTT CCAGCGACAGTGCTCAGGGCTCTGGTGTGTCTCTTGAGGCTTCTGGAG CGTGA
- the LOC101435675 gene encoding saoe class I histocompatibility antigen, A alpha chain-like isoform X2, with protein MAPGTLLLLLSGALALTPTRAGPHSLRYFHTALSRPERGDSHYIVVGYVDDTQIVRFDSDAASPRLEPRAPWVEKERPEYWERETPQCKANAQTLQEELSNVRGSYNQSAAGSHTYQVLSGCDVGPDGRLLRGYSQHAYDGADYLALNEDLRSWTAADTGAQITRRKWEEARDAEHWRAYLEGECVEDLQRYLESGKETLLRTDPPRTHVTRHPIPDRLVTLRCWALGFYPAEITLTWQRDGEDQTQDMEFVETRPAGDGTFQKWAAVVVPSGEEERYTCHVQHEGLLEPLTLRWEPPSWPPILIVGIVAALVILGVFVVAGVLIWRRKSSGGKGGIYAQAAS; from the exons ATGGCCCCGGGGAccctcctcctgctgctctcGGGGGCACTGGCCCTGACCCCGACCCGGGCGG GCCCCCACTCCCTCAGGTATTTCCACACCGCCTTGTCCCGGCCCGAGCGCGGGGATTCCCACTACATCGTCGTCGGCTACGTGGACGACACGCAGATCGTGCGGTTCGACAGCGACGCGGCGAGTCCGCGGCTGGAGCCGCGGGCGCCGTGGGTGGAGAAGGAGAGGCCCGAGTACTGGGAGCGAGAAACGCCGCAATGCAAAGCCAACGCGCAGACGTTACAGGAGGAACTGAGCAACGTGCGCGGCTCCTACAACCAGAGCGCGGCGG GGTCTCACACCTACCAGGTTTTATCTGGCTGCGACGTGGGCCCCGACGGGCGCCTCCTCCGCGGGTACAGTCAACACGCCTACGACGGCGCCGACTACCTCGCCCTCAACGAGGACCTGCGCTCCTGGACCGCGGCGGACACCGGGGCTCAGATCACCCGGCGCAAGTGGGAGGAGGCCCGTGATGCAGAGCACTGGAGAGCTTACCTGGAGGGGGAGTGCGTGGAAGACCTGCAGAGATACCTGGAGAGCGGGAAGGAGACGCTGCTGCGCACAG ACCCCCCAAGGACACACGTGACCCGCCACCCCATCCCTGACCGTCTCGTCACCCtgaggtgctgggccctgggcttctACCCCGCGGAGATCACGCTGACCTGGCAGCGGGACGGGGAGGACCAGACCCAGGACATGGAGTTTGTGGAGACCAGGCCTGCGGGGGACGGAACCTTCCAGAAGTGGGCGGCTGTGGTGGTGCCTTCTGGGGAAGAAGAGAGATACACGTGCCACGTGCAGCACGAGGGGCTGCTCGAGCCTCTCACCCTGAGATGGG AACCGCCTTCCTGGCCCCCCATCCTCATCGTGGGAATCGTGGCTGCTCTGGTCATCCTTGGAGTGTTCGTGGTGGCTGGAGTTCTGATCTGGAGGAGGAAGAGCTCAG GTGGAAAAGGAGGGATCTACGCTCAGGCTGCTT CGTGA